In Aerococcus loyolae, a genomic segment contains:
- a CDS encoding V-type ATP synthase subunit D, protein MEVNHTPTKGNLMQVEKTLRLSKNGHELMDRKRMILMNEIMSLVQKAKKVQEQLKEAYKKAYECLFEAQREIGLHTIADWAQDVPQSDSLSLKVRSVMGSEVPEVDYQAEAMQPAYSFSQTTTKMDEARIAFETVKDLEMQLAQVENAAYRLASNIQKTQKRVNALKNITIPQLQDAQRDISSALEEKEREEFTRLKVVKRILTAKDEAQKERMRSEA, encoded by the coding sequence ATGGAAGTCAACCACACCCCCACCAAGGGGAATCTCATGCAGGTTGAAAAAACCTTGCGCTTATCCAAGAACGGCCATGAATTAATGGACCGTAAACGGATGATTTTAATGAATGAAATCATGTCCTTGGTGCAAAAGGCTAAGAAAGTCCAAGAGCAATTAAAGGAAGCTTATAAAAAGGCCTATGAGTGCCTCTTTGAAGCCCAAAGAGAGATTGGTTTACATACCATTGCGGACTGGGCCCAAGATGTGCCCCAATCCGATAGCCTTAGTCTCAAAGTCCGCAGCGTGATGGGCAGTGAGGTGCCTGAGGTCGACTACCAAGCTGAAGCCATGCAACCGGCCTATTCCTTCTCTCAAACTACCACAAAAATGGACGAAGCCCGGATTGCCTTTGAAACAGTCAAGGACTTAGAGATGCAACTGGCCCAAGTGGAAAATGCCGCTTACCGGCTTGCCTCAAATATCCAAAAAACTCAAAAACGGGTTAACGCCTTGAAGAATATCACTATTCCGCAATTACAAGACGCCCAAAGAGACATCTCCTCGGCCCTTGAAGAAAAGGAAAGAGAAGAATTCACCCGTCTTAAAGTGGTTAAACGCATCTTAACCGCCAAGGATGAAGCCCAAAAAGAACGCATGCGCTCTGAAGCATAG
- a CDS encoding YtxH domain-containing protein — translation MSNKTGAFLLGAIIGGSAAAVTALLFAPKSGKELRQDINDQANNLKDTAMDYADLAIEKGNTIYEATSDAANDIRVNLQESADTLKDSLQETGRVANEQYHKAKDDVKEAYDYTKEYVDEAAQDAKDEAKKAGKEVEEKSKDVADTAKKEAKDGKEEAKSQAKK, via the coding sequence ATGTCAAATAAAACAGGTGCATTTTTACTCGGAGCAATTATTGGTGGATCAGCAGCAGCTGTAACAGCTTTATTATTCGCACCAAAATCTGGTAAAGAATTACGTCAAGACATCAATGACCAAGCGAACAACTTAAAAGACACAGCGATGGACTATGCTGATCTTGCTATCGAAAAAGGAAACACTATCTACGAAGCCACTTCAGATGCAGCTAACGACATCCGCGTTAACCTACAAGAAAGTGCTGACACCCTTAAAGACTCCTTACAAGAAACTGGCCGTGTAGCCAACGAACAATACCACAAGGCTAAAGACGACGTTAAGGAAGCTTACGACTACACCAAGGAATATGTCGATGAAGCAGCTCAAGACGCTAAAGACGAAGCCAAAAAAGCTGGTAAAGAAGTCGAAGAAAAATCAAAAGATGTCGCAGACACCGCTAAAAAAGAAGCCAAAGACGGCAAGGAAGAAGCTAAAAGCCAAGCTAAAAAATAA
- a CDS encoding DUF948 domain-containing protein — protein MTWSEIAAIIAAVSFAVLVVFLVLFIRQLTQTVKEVVNTVDEANKTIAVLRRDVDGISVEAQGLLNKTNQLLEDVNGKVAKVDPLFQAVGDVGVSISDVNDSTRDLVLNITNKADEKVDQAKAGYKKVRQASENSQVDPKVSGFEKIGKSAKLLKKKRDMRKAQEQSETKAF, from the coding sequence ATGACATGGAGTGAGATAGCGGCAATTATTGCTGCAGTATCCTTCGCTGTTTTAGTGGTTTTTCTTGTTTTATTTATCCGTCAATTGACACAAACGGTTAAAGAAGTTGTGAATACAGTTGATGAGGCCAATAAAACAATTGCCGTTCTCCGACGCGATGTCGACGGTATCTCAGTAGAAGCTCAAGGCCTACTTAATAAGACCAACCAATTATTGGAAGACGTTAACGGTAAGGTAGCTAAGGTTGATCCTTTATTCCAAGCAGTGGGAGATGTTGGAGTTTCCATTTCCGATGTGAATGATTCTACCCGCGATTTGGTATTGAATATCACCAATAAAGCGGATGAAAAAGTTGATCAAGCCAAAGCTGGTTACAAGAAAGTACGTCAAGCCAGTGAAAATAGCCAGGTTGATCCCAAGGTTTCTGGCTTTGAAAAGATTGGAAAATCAGCTAAATTACTTAAGAAAAAACGCGACATGCGTAAGGCTCAAGAACAATCTGAAACCAAGGCATTTTAG
- a CDS encoding mechanosensitive ion channel family protein yields MQFISQWFTNYLGNIDLENILSQLLTTLLQLVLTVVLLYIIRRITVRLINTYFDKTARFSNNNYRSKTMKALLTNITQYVYYFLLGYSTLAILGVPVATLLAGAGIASIAVGIGAQGLVTDMVNGMFILLEHQLDVGDSVVIDQVSGIVEKIGIKTTVIRGFDGTMNFIPNRQIEVVVNNSRNPIRSEVDLSYFADTDINEFVAVIKKRLDDLAPDENLSKPPVLLGVTRNVDHQLVYRIRFFCVNGSQEDVQSKYYEELTNALREAGIEQPDSQRAVSHISVDYKHAENKNENK; encoded by the coding sequence ATGCAATTCATCAGTCAATGGTTCACCAATTATCTGGGTAATATCGATCTAGAAAATATCTTATCCCAGTTACTGACCACCCTCTTACAATTAGTCCTCACGGTGGTCTTGCTATACATTATTCGCCGGATTACGGTGCGTTTGATTAATACTTACTTTGATAAAACTGCCCGTTTTTCCAATAATAACTACCGGTCAAAAACCATGAAAGCCCTGCTGACCAATATTACCCAGTACGTGTATTACTTCCTGCTTGGTTACTCTACCCTAGCCATTCTTGGCGTCCCTGTTGCCACGCTCTTAGCTGGTGCTGGGATAGCCAGTATTGCAGTAGGTATTGGCGCCCAGGGCTTGGTTACCGACATGGTCAACGGCATGTTTATTCTGCTAGAACACCAGCTAGACGTTGGTGATTCCGTAGTAATCGATCAAGTCAGCGGTATCGTAGAAAAGATTGGGATTAAAACTACCGTTATTCGCGGTTTCGATGGGACCATGAATTTTATTCCTAACCGCCAAATTGAAGTAGTGGTCAATAATTCACGAAATCCTATCCGTAGTGAAGTTGATTTATCTTACTTTGCTGATACCGATATTAATGAATTCGTCGCTGTCATTAAGAAACGTCTTGACGATTTGGCCCCCGACGAGAACCTATCTAAGCCACCGGTATTACTGGGCGTAACTCGAAATGTTGACCACCAACTTGTTTATCGAATCCGCTTCTTCTGTGTCAACGGCAGCCAGGAAGATGTTCAAAGCAAGTACTATGAAGAACTCACCAATGCCTTAAGAGAAGCCGGTATCGAACAACCTGACTCCCAAAGAGCAGTCTCTCATATCAGCGTCGATTATAAACACGCCGAAAATAAAAACGAAAACAAATAA
- a CDS encoding metallophosphoesterase, translating to MKILLISDSHGDSQILSDLVARYQDQVDLMLHCGDSELDPSDSIWNVIEPVKGNCDFGPYQPERIIDTPEGRLIYTHGHLYGVKAGVEKYAEYAKKQGCQIAVYGHTHIMDDQVLDGVHLINPGSVRFPRGNYLIPTYAILDWQADQEKVTFYQRNGEKVPEKFLP from the coding sequence ATGAAAATATTACTAATTTCAGATAGCCATGGGGATAGCCAAATCTTATCAGACTTGGTTGCACGCTACCAAGACCAAGTTGATCTCATGCTCCATTGCGGTGATTCTGAATTAGATCCTAGCGACAGTATTTGGAATGTGATCGAACCGGTAAAGGGCAATTGCGACTTTGGCCCTTACCAGCCTGAGCGGATTATAGATACACCAGAAGGCCGGTTGATCTATACCCATGGTCACCTCTATGGGGTCAAGGCGGGAGTAGAGAAATACGCTGAATATGCCAAGAAACAAGGCTGTCAAATTGCTGTCTATGGTCACACGCATATCATGGATGATCAGGTCCTTGATGGGGTGCATTTAATTAACCCAGGATCCGTACGTTTCCCCCGTGGTAACTATCTCATCCCCACCTATGCCATCTTAGACTGGCAAGCTGACCAAGAAAAAGTCACCTTCTACCAAAGAAACGGCGAAAAAGTCCCCGAAAAATTCCTGCCATAA
- a CDS encoding XTP/dITP diphosphatase, which yields MANNNLLIATKNPGKAREFQQLFAPLGFTVKTLLDYPDIDDIPETGSSFLENASQKASTAAKLLQVPTIADDSGLEIEALNGEPGIYSARYAGLDKNDQANRQKVLLTMEDVPDGKRQAQFTCALVLSHSDGQVYKHYIGHLAGEILREERGSNGFGYDSIFYLPDYQKTTAEIDPDLKNKISHRGQAMAQLKADIEAGKVELQ from the coding sequence ATGGCTAATAATAATCTCTTAATCGCCACCAAAAATCCTGGTAAGGCCAGGGAATTCCAACAATTATTTGCCCCTCTAGGTTTTACCGTTAAAACTCTCTTAGACTATCCAGACATAGATGATATTCCAGAAACGGGATCCAGTTTTTTGGAAAATGCTAGTCAAAAGGCTAGCACAGCAGCAAAACTCCTACAGGTTCCTACTATCGCTGATGACTCTGGTTTGGAAATTGAAGCCCTCAACGGGGAACCCGGGATCTATTCGGCTCGTTATGCTGGTCTAGACAAGAATGACCAAGCTAACCGGCAAAAAGTCTTACTGACTATGGAAGATGTTCCAGATGGCAAGCGTCAGGCCCAATTTACCTGTGCCCTAGTCTTAAGCCATTCGGATGGCCAAGTCTATAAACACTATATTGGTCACTTGGCCGGAGAAATCCTAAGGGAAGAGCGGGGGAGTAACGGATTCGGTTATGATTCAATCTTTTACCTTCCAGACTACCAAAAAACGACAGCAGAAATTGATCCTGACTTAAAAAATAAGATCAGTCACCGCGGCCAAGCCATGGCCCAACTCAAAGCCGATATTGAAGCAGGAAAGGTGGAATTACAATGA
- the racE gene encoding glutamate racemase yields the protein MKRPIGFLDSGVGGLTVVKEAMRQLPNESIIYIGDNARCPYGPRPEAEINEFTQELVDFLLEQNIKMLVIACNTATAVSLERIRERVNIPVIGVIHPGARAANRYSENGHIGILATEATINSHFYQNVLLDHNKHLTLYPLVCSKFVPLVESGQYSSPIAKKIVAESLYDLKQTAIDTLILGCTHYPLLAPLIQKFMGPGVRLVNSGAETVSDVSAILDLYNLAESSWNPEAATYQFYTTGGVALFKDIAKTWLQKDIPVNRIPLSQLEAKKE from the coding sequence ATGAAGCGTCCCATTGGTTTTCTCGATTCAGGAGTGGGTGGCTTAACCGTTGTCAAAGAAGCCATGCGCCAGTTGCCCAATGAGTCGATAATTTATATCGGGGATAATGCCCGCTGTCCTTATGGGCCCCGGCCAGAGGCGGAGATTAACGAATTCACTCAAGAATTAGTTGATTTTCTCCTGGAGCAAAATATTAAAATGCTTGTGATTGCTTGCAATACCGCAACAGCAGTGTCACTGGAGCGGATCCGTGAACGGGTGAATATTCCGGTCATTGGTGTTATCCACCCCGGTGCTCGAGCAGCTAACCGTTATAGTGAAAACGGCCATATCGGGATTTTGGCTACAGAAGCCACTATCAACAGTCATTTCTACCAAAATGTTCTACTAGACCATAACAAGCATTTAACCCTCTATCCCTTGGTTTGTTCCAAATTCGTGCCCTTAGTAGAAAGTGGCCAATATTCCTCACCGATTGCTAAGAAAATTGTGGCTGAAAGCCTTTATGATTTGAAACAGACAGCTATTGATACCTTGATTCTGGGCTGCACCCATTATCCCTTATTAGCTCCCCTAATCCAAAAATTCATGGGGCCGGGGGTACGCCTGGTCAATTCTGGCGCTGAAACCGTGAGTGATGTTTCGGCAATCCTCGATCTCTATAATCTAGCGGAATCTTCATGGAACCCAGAAGCCGCGACTTATCAGTTTTATACTACCGGAGGGGTGGCCCTGTTCAAGGATATTGCCAAGACCTGGCTGCAAAAAGACATACCGGTCAATCGGATCCCCCTCAGTCAATTAGAAGCAAAAAAGGAGTAG
- a CDS encoding sodium/glutamate symporter, whose amino-acid sequence MITVNFDIVQTLGLAVLALFFGKWMTNVFPVLEEYSLPPAIVGGLAFALVNMFLRLTNLVTFNLDTSLSTLFMVVYFTTIGFSASIQALSRAKGVVMKFLFIAILAIFIQNILALVLGKFLDIPGPLALLLGSPALVGGPGTAAAVSPTIVNLGYDNATSVGIIAATLGIVMGSLSGGPVASGIAKKYSLSAKDDNASANTSNRYHRHPQHQRLTAERIGYMLYGTLLVIFVGTFVTEIINTVVGKLVGGITFPVYIGPMIVAATARNISDAKERSILDDAALDVTSDISLNLFLALTMVGLELWTIIDMALPMLLIIVAETVVTLAFARYIVFYTMGKNYDSAVMTAGFIGFGMGSSSNAMACMRQITHEYGASPLAFLAVSIVGALFIDFINIFAIYGFIHLIA is encoded by the coding sequence ATGATTACAGTTAATTTTGATATCGTTCAGACACTCGGCCTCGCTGTGCTTGCCTTATTTTTTGGTAAGTGGATGACCAATGTCTTTCCGGTGCTCGAAGAATATTCCCTGCCCCCTGCTATAGTAGGTGGCTTAGCCTTTGCCTTAGTCAACATGTTTTTACGGTTGACTAACCTGGTCACGTTTAACTTGGACACCTCGCTGTCTACCCTATTTATGGTTGTATACTTTACCACCATTGGTTTTTCTGCCAGTATCCAAGCCTTATCACGGGCTAAGGGTGTGGTGATGAAATTCCTCTTTATTGCTATTTTAGCCATCTTTATCCAAAATATCCTGGCCCTGGTTCTGGGTAAATTCTTAGATATCCCCGGCCCCTTGGCCCTCTTGCTTGGTTCTCCAGCCTTAGTCGGCGGTCCAGGAACGGCGGCAGCTGTCTCCCCAACCATTGTCAACTTGGGGTACGACAACGCTACCTCAGTGGGAATTATTGCAGCTACCCTAGGAATTGTGATGGGCTCACTTTCTGGTGGTCCAGTTGCGTCAGGTATCGCAAAAAAATACTCCCTTTCCGCTAAAGATGACAATGCATCAGCAAACACCAGCAACCGCTACCACCGCCATCCCCAACACCAACGCTTAACCGCTGAACGGATAGGCTATATGTTGTATGGCACCTTACTAGTGATTTTTGTGGGGACTTTTGTCACCGAAATTATTAACACCGTCGTGGGTAAATTAGTGGGAGGAATTACCTTCCCCGTTTATATTGGCCCGATGATTGTGGCAGCCACCGCTCGTAATATCTCTGATGCCAAGGAACGGTCTATCCTTGATGATGCTGCTCTGGATGTGACTTCAGATATCTCTCTTAATCTCTTCCTGGCCTTGACCATGGTAGGGCTAGAATTATGGACCATTATTGATATGGCCCTACCCATGCTTTTAATTATTGTGGCCGAAACAGTAGTGACTCTGGCTTTTGCTCGTTATATTGTCTTTTATACTATGGGGAAAAACTACGACTCGGCCGTAATGACCGCAGGATTTATTGGCTTCGGGATGGGGTCTTCCTCCAACGCCATGGCCTGCATGCGGCAAATCACCCATGAATATGGAGCTAGCCCATTAGCCTTTCTAGCCGTTTCTATCGTGGGAGCACTTTTTATTGACTTTATTAATATCTTTGCTATCTACGGCTTCATCCATCTGATTGCTTAG
- the mgsA gene encoding methylglyoxal synthase yields MRIALIAHDSKKELMIQLTTAYQDILSQHDLVATGTTGKRINQATGLKVHCYQSGPLGGDQQIGAEVSQNQIDCVIFLRDPLTAMPHEPDVNALIRLCDVYNVPLATNIGSAEVLVRGLDAGLINWREDYADGQVNRDIRENLSHGSVNRPLKEN; encoded by the coding sequence ATGCGGATAGCACTCATTGCCCACGATAGTAAGAAAGAATTAATGATCCAATTGACCACTGCCTACCAGGATATTCTCAGTCAGCATGACTTAGTGGCGACCGGAACCACTGGCAAGCGCATTAATCAAGCGACTGGTCTTAAAGTCCATTGCTACCAATCTGGCCCCTTAGGCGGTGACCAGCAAATTGGTGCTGAAGTCTCACAAAATCAGATCGATTGCGTCATCTTCTTAAGAGACCCCCTAACAGCCATGCCCCATGAACCAGATGTGAATGCTCTGATTCGTCTCTGTGATGTTTACAATGTTCCCTTGGCGACCAATATTGGCAGTGCAGAAGTCCTAGTCCGCGGCTTGGACGCGGGTTTAATCAATTGGCGAGAGGACTATGCCGATGGGCAGGTTAACCGCGATATCCGCGAAAATCTCAGTCATGGAAGTGTCAACCGTCCACTTAAAGAAAATTAA
- the trxA gene encoding thioredoxin: protein MVQTLTDQNFVEETSEGVVLIDFWATWCGPCRMQSPIVDQLDEEMGDQVKFAKMDVDENPDTPREFGIMSIPTLIVKKDGQVVEQLVGYTPKEKLESILENHLD, encoded by the coding sequence ATGGTACAAACATTAACCGATCAAAATTTTGTAGAAGAAACGAGTGAAGGCGTCGTTTTAATCGACTTCTGGGCAACTTGGTGTGGTCCTTGCCGGATGCAATCTCCAATTGTTGACCAACTCGATGAAGAAATGGGCGACCAAGTGAAATTTGCTAAGATGGATGTGGATGAAAATCCTGATACCCCACGTGAATTTGGCATTATGTCTATCCCAACCTTAATCGTTAAAAAAGACGGCCAAGTGGTTGAACAACTGGTTGGTTACACACCAAAAGAAAAATTGGAAAGTATTCTTGAAAATCATTTAGACTAA
- a CDS encoding endonuclease MutS2, with protein sequence MNKKIEKILEFDKITGALAKETVTALGKNQALQLKPMTEPEKIESALTDIDEMQSIDEAQRSLPLGQLVDVGPLMKRLDIGGILNGQELAHVGRVLKSVSEVSHFFKEIEDLDLDVEQMQGYVSDFANHKDLAKKINQAIASDGSVYDEASSHLHSIRQSIKAEEAHIRMSLDNIIKSSQADYLSDQIVTIRNDRYVLPVKQEYRRKFGGVVHDQSASGQTLYIEPQVVMESNNKVHSLRIEEQAEIERIFAELSADLAPHSQEINQNNQILGQLDFIQAKWRYAKKQDAHRPLIAQDHQSLNLEEAVHPLLNPKTAVANTISFDGDYRMLIITGPNTGGKTITLKTTGLLQLMGQSGLYITAKADSRIGVFDRIFADIGDEQSIEANLSTFSGHMTNIISILEAIDDQSLVLIDELGSGTDPKEGAALAMAILNRLAQVGCTVLATTHYPELKAYAFEEPSAINASVEFDEKTLTPTYRLLIGQPGRSNAFDISQRLGLDQSIVDEARYYVGEESQSLNEMIDDLDEKRQAYERDNQALSQDLQDADKLLADLKKDYRALENDKITYLNRAKKEANDLVAKTQEKADKLLGDIREWQKNNPHGQNVKEHEMIDKQKQIANLTQEEQQLKKNKVLKRQKRKKNKDLEVGDEVKVIPYSQMGTLVEKREDKHWLVQMGMLKMEISEKDLELQEKSQPKSKGKKGSSTVRASQSKNIKSELDLRGMRYEEAMTALDRYIDQALLANYPQVTIIHGFGTGVIRDGVQKYLRNNKRVKSFSYAPHNLGGQGATIVKFGD encoded by the coding sequence GTGAATAAAAAAATAGAAAAAATCTTAGAATTCGATAAAATTACCGGGGCCCTAGCCAAAGAAACGGTAACCGCCCTAGGAAAGAACCAAGCCTTACAGCTTAAACCCATGACCGAACCCGAAAAGATTGAGTCCGCTTTGACTGATATTGATGAAATGCAAAGCATTGATGAAGCTCAACGCAGTTTGCCACTGGGTCAATTAGTTGACGTGGGACCTTTGATGAAGCGCTTAGATATTGGCGGCATCTTGAATGGCCAAGAACTGGCCCATGTGGGTCGGGTCTTGAAAAGTGTCAGTGAAGTCAGTCATTTCTTTAAAGAGATTGAGGATTTAGACCTTGACGTAGAGCAAATGCAAGGCTATGTGAGTGACTTTGCTAACCATAAGGACCTGGCTAAAAAGATTAACCAGGCCATTGCTAGTGATGGCTCGGTCTATGATGAAGCCAGCAGTCACTTACACAGTATTCGCCAAAGTATCAAGGCAGAAGAAGCCCATATTCGGATGAGTTTGGATAATATAATTAAATCCAGCCAAGCCGATTATCTGAGTGACCAAATTGTGACCATTCGTAATGACCGCTATGTCTTACCGGTCAAGCAAGAATACCGTCGCAAGTTCGGCGGCGTGGTCCACGACCAAAGTGCCTCAGGGCAGACCCTCTATATTGAACCCCAAGTCGTGATGGAGTCCAATAACAAGGTGCATAGCCTGCGGATTGAAGAGCAGGCAGAAATTGAGCGGATTTTTGCGGAGTTATCAGCCGACCTAGCTCCCCATAGTCAAGAAATTAATCAAAATAATCAAATCTTGGGGCAACTTGATTTCATCCAAGCCAAGTGGCGCTATGCGAAAAAGCAGGACGCCCACCGGCCTCTCATTGCCCAAGATCACCAGTCTTTGAACCTAGAAGAAGCCGTCCACCCCTTATTAAATCCTAAGACAGCTGTTGCAAATACCATTAGCTTTGACGGTGACTACCGCATGTTAATTATTACCGGGCCCAATACCGGCGGGAAGACCATTACTTTAAAGACAACTGGCTTACTGCAGTTAATGGGGCAATCGGGTCTCTATATTACTGCCAAGGCTGATAGCCGCATTGGGGTTTTTGACCGTATCTTTGCTGATATTGGGGATGAACAATCGATTGAAGCTAACCTATCGACTTTTTCTGGTCATATGACTAATATTATCTCAATCCTAGAGGCGATTGATGACCAGTCCTTAGTCTTGATCGATGAATTAGGTTCGGGAACTGACCCTAAGGAAGGGGCAGCTTTAGCAATGGCGATTTTAAACCGGCTTGCTCAAGTGGGGTGTACGGTTCTAGCAACCACCCACTATCCCGAGCTCAAGGCCTATGCCTTTGAAGAGCCCAGTGCGATTAATGCCAGTGTTGAATTCGATGAGAAAACCCTGACACCAACTTACCGCCTATTAATCGGGCAACCGGGGCGGTCTAACGCTTTTGATATTTCTCAACGTTTGGGACTGGACCAAAGCATTGTGGATGAGGCCCGCTATTATGTCGGTGAAGAAAGTCAATCCTTAAATGAAATGATCGATGACTTGGATGAGAAGCGCCAAGCCTATGAAAGGGACAACCAAGCCCTAAGCCAAGATTTACAAGACGCTGACAAGTTACTCGCTGATTTGAAGAAGGACTACCGAGCCCTGGAAAATGACAAGATTACCTATTTAAACCGGGCTAAAAAAGAAGCTAATGACCTGGTGGCTAAGACCCAGGAAAAGGCTGATAAGCTCTTGGGTGATATTAGAGAATGGCAGAAGAATAACCCTCATGGTCAAAATGTTAAAGAACATGAAATGATTGACAAACAAAAGCAAATCGCTAACTTGACCCAAGAAGAGCAACAGTTGAAAAAGAACAAGGTCCTCAAACGTCAAAAACGCAAAAAAAATAAGGACTTGGAAGTTGGCGACGAAGTCAAGGTTATCCCATATAGTCAAATGGGGACCTTGGTGGAAAAACGTGAAGATAAACACTGGTTGGTTCAAATGGGCATGTTGAAGATGGAAATCTCTGAAAAAGACTTAGAGCTTCAGGAAAAGAGCCAGCCCAAGTCTAAGGGAAAAAAAGGTTCTAGCACCGTGAGAGCTAGTCAAAGTAAGAATATTAAGTCTGAACTTGACCTCCGGGGCATGCGCTATGAAGAGGCTATGACCGCCCTTGACCGCTATATCGACCAGGCTCTGCTGGCCAATTACCCCCAAGTCACCATTATCCATGGCTTTGGTACTGGAGTGATCCGGGACGGGGTACAGAAATATTTAAGAAATAATAAACGGGTTAAGTCCTTCTCCTACGCTCCCCATAATCTGGGTGGCCAAGGGGCAACTATTGTTAAATTTGGCGACTAG
- a CDS encoding CvpA family protein, whose translation MSNTTITLILVLIFFALTIMDYSRRTFGVQLLQVLSLGVSFFVAKEYFLPLAEKLELIIPFPGYSMTSDFSYYPDAVLTNMDVIYYRAMAFALILVGVQAVKSFILYLFSPSKYRKGQGKVLSLGGFITGFITAWFTLFFVFAILSLLGLEGVQGFLSHNSVAEFFIRRTPFLTHEVFNLWFAGIAIAI comes from the coding sequence TTGTCTAATACCACCATTACCTTAATCTTAGTCCTGATATTTTTTGCCTTAACCATTATGGATTATAGTCGCCGGACTTTTGGTGTGCAGCTCCTGCAGGTCCTATCCTTAGGAGTCAGCTTCTTTGTGGCTAAGGAGTACTTTTTACCTTTAGCGGAGAAGTTAGAATTGATTATCCCTTTTCCTGGCTATTCCATGACCAGTGACTTCTCATACTATCCAGATGCTGTCCTAACCAATATGGATGTGATTTACTATCGGGCCATGGCCTTTGCCCTTATATTAGTGGGGGTCCAAGCAGTTAAGAGCTTTATTCTCTACCTCTTTTCACCGTCTAAGTATCGAAAAGGCCAAGGAAAGGTCCTGAGCCTGGGTGGCTTTATTACTGGTTTTATCACTGCCTGGTTCACCTTGTTTTTTGTCTTTGCCATCCTGTCTTTACTGGGACTGGAAGGTGTCCAAGGCTTCTTAAGTCATAATAGTGTGGCCGAGTTCTTTATCCGTCGCACCCCCTTCCTTACCCATGAAGTCTTTAACTTATGGTTTGCCGGTATAGCAATCGCCATATAG
- a CDS encoding cell division protein ZapA, whose protein sequence is MTESQQEYTAHFGKQTVKIVGNKSEEHIEEVVRRVNIALNEIKSKPSILSNQKMALLVAVNATSHWLENEAEIASQREQIERLSRQKARLETELQTLKQTIQQPNLTAFSEGGKLIQAKSQPSYSQASQSLLSESQRQVKAAKASENKGQSSKKTSQQAKASQDKQKADPSVVYYDPFAAKKAQGLSKTPRD, encoded by the coding sequence ATGACTGAGTCGCAGCAAGAATATACCGCTCATTTTGGAAAACAAACTGTAAAAATTGTCGGCAATAAATCTGAAGAACATATTGAAGAAGTGGTTCGCCGGGTGAATATCGCCTTAAATGAAATTAAAAGCAAACCTTCAATTCTCTCTAATCAGAAAATGGCCCTCTTAGTCGCTGTCAATGCGACCTCCCATTGGCTGGAAAATGAAGCAGAAATCGCTAGCCAAAGAGAGCAAATAGAACGTTTGAGCCGGCAAAAAGCTCGCTTAGAGACTGAATTACAAACCCTAAAGCAAACGATTCAACAACCTAATTTAACCGCTTTCTCTGAAGGGGGCAAGCTGATCCAAGCTAAAAGTCAACCTTCCTATAGCCAAGCTAGTCAAAGCTTACTCAGTGAAAGTCAGAGACAGGTCAAGGCAGCTAAGGCGAGTGAAAATAAAGGACAAAGTAGTAAAAAGACTTCCCAGCAGGCTAAAGCTAGCCAAGACAAGCAAAAAGCGGACCCTTCTGTGGTTTACTATGATCCCTTTGCAGCTAAGAAAGCCCAAGGCCTCTCCAAGACGCCCCGTGATTAG